In Silene latifolia isolate original U9 population chromosome X, ASM4854445v1, whole genome shotgun sequence, the following proteins share a genomic window:
- the LOC141617668 gene encoding protein TORNADO 1, producing MASNENLKDLQWLLQRLESGSIKLQNVSFILSQPASSFYQETESSIKIHISKENKDFFSYLLTQLSTMYKDNNSSLRNMEFHRVHWEVEYLQSLRALLENNPGIKHIMFRRNGFGLDSLREFSEILKRDCNVKEIVFCESSIGPTGAELISEALKVNDNLEELQIWDDSIGLKGAEEISKMIEVNTSLKLLTVFDSSSLTAIPLISACLARNRDMEVHIWSKEKGERSSKVVEFVPEINILRIYRMNISGACRVVCALGLNTTVKTLDMTGVRLKSRWAREFRWVLEQNRTLKEVKLSRCCLKDKGVVYVSAGLFKNKSLESLELDENWFGPAGLEHLLCPLSRFTSLQCQANITLKNLTFGGQRMRIGRGGLEAILGMITTNQSVTRLGIYNDHGLGPEDIVIIFRSLEKNASLKRLSLQGCQGVKGEMVLNAILETLQVNPWIEEIDLDRTPLEKAGMTEGIYQRLGQNERSAEPDIDHFKDMSMTAPKSCRVFICGQEYAGKSTICSSIADNFSSPKLPYINHVRTLVNPIEQAVRPEGMKIKTFNDEGIKISVWNLAGQHELYSLHDLMFPGHGSASIFIIILSLFKKPNNKESKDPSEVEDDLQYWLRFIVSNSKRALQQCILPNVTIVLTHFDKVNQPSQNFQCVAETIQRLRDKFHGFVEFYPTVFTVDARSSVSVSKLAQHIKNTSKITLQRVPQVYEICNDLVQILSDWRSENHQKPVMTWKEFGELCQLKVPHLRVRSRSENREKTDMRRRVIASCLHQIGEVIYFEDPGLFILDFVWFFDEVIGQLVRLNPRKQGSIKNGLVSRKDLEKILHGNLHNQIPGVKAKVFESLEVSDLVRMMIKLELGYEKDPSDSNSELLVPSFLEDGRLKPQKWEFSSPDCVYAGRHLECEESGRVILTPGFFARLQVHLHNKFMALKDQHGATYRLEKQLISININGMDIRVELGGQLNYYIDILCCSTKNLTETLRLIHHLIIPTIQTLSQGTVLIENIIRPECVRNLIPPRNRKTQYLKLQNLKQALLSGPADGMYDYQHTWSSVSDLGKPVLKQGFDFARDLISDDDFKEVLERRYHDLYNLASELQVPPEDDPNPNGPTHEEIDPQVEASLGGIAKGVEQVLQRLKIIQQEIRDLKQEIQGLRYYEHRLLIELHRKVDHLVNYNVQIDERKVPNMFFFVRTENYSRRLVTNIITGMTALRLHMLCEYRREMHVVEDQMGVEMMQVDNVAVKCLAPYMTKFMTLITFALKIGAHLATGMGAMIPDLSREVAHLLGSSALTGAAGAATVGAFGVMAVGASTARHRSRDIQQDQGAAQQWLLDFMRDRGCSTGRDIAEKFGLWRVKYRDNGQVAWICRRHMSLRANDVVQLPF from the exons atggcatCCAACGAAAACCTCAAAGATCTGCAATGGCTTCTGCAGAGGTTGGAGTCAGGAAGCATAAAGCTTCAAAATGTTTCCTTCATCCTCTCTCAACCAGCTTCAAGCTTTTACCAAGAGACGGAAAGCtccattaaaatacacatttcaaAGGAAAACAAGGATTTCTTCTCATACCTTCTAACACAACTATCAACAATGTATAAAGATAACAACAGTTCCTTAAGAAACATGGAGTTTCATAGAGTGCATTGGGAAGTTGAGTATCTCCAGAGCCTTCGTGCATTGCTCGAAAACAACCCGGGTATTAAGCACATTATGTTTCGGAGAAATGGGTTTGGTTTGGATAGTTTAAGAGAGTTCTCAGAAATCCTGAAAAGGGACTGTAATGTGAAGGAAATCGTGTTTTGCGAGTCGAGTATTGGACCTACAGGAGCTGAGCTGATATCTGAAGCTTTGAAGGTGAATGATAATTTAGAAGAGCTTCAAATATGGGATGATTCAATCGGGTTAAAAGGCGCAGAAGAGATTTCCAAGATGATTGAAGTTAATACATCTTTAAAGCTATTGACTGTCTTTGATTCAAGCTCGTTAACGGCAATCCCGTTAATTTCAGCTTGTTTAGCTAGGAATAGAGATATGGAAGTGCACATTTGGAGCAAGGAAAAAGGGGAAAGAAGTTCAAAAGTTGTGGAATTTGTGCCTGAAATCAACATTCTCAGAATTTACAGGATGAACATATCAGGTGCTTGCAGGGTGGTTTGTGCTCTAGGGCTTAATACTACTGTCAAAACACTCGATATGACCGGAGTGAGATTAAAATCACGGTGGGCGAGGGAATTTAGATGGGTATTAGAGCAGAATAGAACTCTTAAAGAGGTGAAACTTTCAAGATGTTGTCTTAAAGATAAAGGAGTGGTATATGTATCAGCAGGATTGTTTAAAAACAAAAGCTTGGAAAGTTTGGAACTTGATGAAAATTGGTTTGGTCCAGCAGGTTTAGAGCATTTGTTATGCCCATTAAGCAGATTTACATCACTTCAATGCCAAGCAAACATTACACTGAAAAATCTAACCTTTGGAGGGCAGAGAATGAGGATAGGCAGAGGCGGGCTAGAGGCGATCCTGGGGATGATCACGACCAATCAGAGCGTGACGCGTCTTGGGATCTACAATGATCACGGATTAGGGCCAGAAGACATTGTTATAATCTTTAGAAGTTTGGAGAAAAATGCCTCCTTGAAGCGTTTGTCGTTGCAGGGTTGTCAAGGAGTGAAGGGAGAAATGGTATTGAATGCCATTTTGGAGACTTTGCAAGTGAACCCTTGGATTGAGGAAATTGACCTTGATAGGACACCATTGGAGAAGGCAGGAATGACAGAAGGAATTTATCAGAGATTAGGTCAGAATGAAAGGTCAGCTGAACCAGATATAGATCACTTCAAAGATATGTCAATGACAGCACCCAAAAGTTGCAGGGTATTCATATGTGGACAAGAATATGCAG GTAAAAGCACAATTTGCAGTTCCATAGCTGATAACTTTTCATCTCCCAAACTGCCATACATAAACCATGTCCGGACTTTGGTGAACCCAATTGAGCAAGCAGTTAGACCAGAAGGAATGAAAATTAAAACATTCAATGACGAAGGAATAAAAATTTCAGTATGGAACCTGGCTGGACAGCATGAGCTCTATTCCTTGCATGATCTCATGTTCCCTGGCCATGGAAGCGCGTCAATTTTCATCATCATATTGAGTCTGTTTAAGAAGCCTAACAACAAAGAGAGCAAAGACCCATCTGAAGTTGAAGACGACTTACAATATTGGCTTAGGTTCATAGTTTCTAACTCAAAAAGGGCTCTCCAGCAATGTATTCTTCCTAATGTCACCATTGTTCTAACACACTTCGACAAAGTAAATCAGCCATCCCAGAATTTTCAGTGTGTTGCGGAGACAATCCAAAGACTCAGAGATAAGTTCCATGGGTTTGTTGAGTTTTATCCAACAGTATTTACAGTAGATGCAAGATCCTCGGTATCCGTGAGTAAATTAGCTCAACATATAAAAAATACAAGCAAGATAACCCTACAAAGGGTACCTCAGGTTTATGAGATTTGCAATGATTTAGTCCAAATCCTGTCCGACTGGAGATCCGAGAACCATCAAAAGCCGGTCATGACATGGAAAGAGTTCGGTGAACTTTGCCAACTAAAGGTTCCTCATCTGAGAGTGAGATCAAGGTCTGAAAACAGGGAAAAGACTGACATGAGAAGAAGGGTCATTGCTAGCTGCCTTCATCAAATAGGCGAGGTCATTTACTTTGAGGACCCTGGACTTTTTATCCTAGATTTTGTATGGTTCTTTGATGAAGTTATTGGACAGTTAGTACGGTTAAATCCCAGAAAGCAAGGTTCAATAAAGAACGGGCTTGTTAGCAGGAAAGACTTGGAGAAAATTTTGCATGGAAATTTACATAATCAAATTCCAGGGGTGAAGGCTAAAGTTTTTGAGAGCTTAGAGGTTAGTGACCTTGTTAGGATGATGATCAAATTGGAACTGGGTTATGAGAAAGATCCATCTGACTCAAACTCTGAGTTATTGGTTCCTTCGTTTCTTGAAGACGGAAGGTTAAAACCACAAAAGTGGGAGTTCAGTTCCCCTGACTGTGTGTATGCAGGACGACATCTTGAATGTGAGGAATCAGGCCGCGTGATTTTGACTCCAGGATTCTTTGCTCGTCTGCAG GTTCATCTTCACAACAAATTCATGGCACTAAAGGATCAGCATGGAGCAACTTACCGACTTGAAAAGCAGCTGATCTCGATCAACATCAATGGCATGGATATCAGAGTTGAGCTCGGAGGACAGTTAAACTATTACATCGATATTTTGTGTTGCTCAACCAAGAATCTAACAGAAACACTCCGACTTATCCACCATCTCATAATCCCCACAATCCAGACCCTCTCCCAAGGCACAGTACTGATTGAAAACATCATTCGACCAGAATGTGTCAGAAACCTGATCCCACCAAGGAACAGAAAAACCCAATATCTCAAACTGCAGAATCTTAAACAAGCCCTTCTCTCAGGCCCAGCTGATGGCATGTATGATTATCAGCATACATGGAGTTCAGTGTCTGATCTAGGCAAGCCGGTCCTAAAACAAGGTTTTGATTTTGCAAGAGACCTTATTTCAGATGATGATTTCAAAGAGGTACTTGAACGAAGATATCACGACCTGTATAACCTTGCCAGTGAGCTTCAAGTTCCGCCTGAAGATGATCCCAACCCAAATGGACCAACCCATGAAGAAATCGATCCCCAGGTAGAAGCTTCATTAGGTGGGATAGCTAAGGGAGTGGAGCAGGTCCTACAGAGGCTAAAAATCATTCAACAAGAAATAAGAGATCTGAAGCAAGAGATCCAAGGGCTACGATACTATGAGCACAGGCTCTTAATAGAACTTCATCGAAAAGTTGACCACTTGGTAAACTACAATGTCCAAATTGATGAAAGgaaagtaccaaacatgttcttCTTTGTCAGAACAGAAAACTACTCTAGGAGACTGGTAACCAACATTATAACAGGAATGACAGCACTGCGACTGCACATGCTATGTGAGTACAGAAGGGAGATGCACGTtgttgaagatcaaatgggtgtTGAAATGATGCAG GTCGACAACGTGGCTGTCAAATGCTTGGCTCCCTACATGACAAAGTTCATGACACTGATAACATTTGCACTGAAAATAGGTGCCCATTTAGCAACAGGAATGGGAGCAATGATACCTGATTTGAGCAGGGAAGTAGCGCATCTGTTAGGCTCTTCAGCTTTGACAGGTGCAGCTGGCGCAGCAACTGTAGGGGCATTTGGTGTAATGGCGGTAGGGGCCTCTACGGCAAGACACAGGTC